The genomic window attgcccaattgcacagccttaagagcgtgcatatcatgaatgctgggtctcatttgttttctgagaatctactgaacccactggtaacttgtttgccacgtagcaataaaaaaatatacgaaaaaccttgattattctggttagtcacattgtactgctattattttgaacaatactgtatatatatatatatatatatatatatatatatatatatatatatatatatatatatatatgataacatTTCACAACAGGAGCATCAATTGACTCATGGAATCGAATATTGGCAAAAGACTGAGAAATATCGTCCAGCCAGCCAGTTGTTCGCCTGCTCCAAATTTCTATTTGTACATCAGAAGCACTGACGCAATCTGCTGGGGGAAATCCACTAAGCCTGGACACACATGGGCAGGGGAGAGGACTTTGTAGTTGAAGGGCAAAGGCTGTACTCCAGTGGTCAAAGTAATGCCGCTGGCCATGTTTTTATGGTAACAGCTTGCCGGCGGAAAACATGACGGGGTTTACGTTACCTTCAGGGGCACAGCAGGGGCAGAGGTACAGGGCTCTTCGGCGAGGGGTCCCGACATAGGGCTCaacttccacaacacaggaaagttatgagagagagagaaagagagagcgcaatagcagatagagagagagtgagcagagCGTTGGAGGTGACCAGAAGGATGAAATCAagaaagaggagagaaagaaagagatgtgGAAGAGAAATAAAAGTGAGGAGCGAAATCAAAAAGAGAACGAACTATCGGGAGAAACTGAAAGCAGCAGTGTGATGTGACATGTTGGGAGGAAATGACACAGGACAGAGCGCAAACATGAATGAACTGAGAAAGAGACGTGAAATATCATGCTACTCTTTGAACTTTTCCTTCTGTGCACTACTGAGGGCAAATAAGTGGCAACTCAAGAGCAAACCTAATGCCTTCACAGGCTACATCAAAGAAGTACAGTATGTAACTGCAGCTCTCCTAAAAGCTAAGGCTGAATTATTATATCATCTTTGGGGATATTCCTGGGAGCAAAATATATTTCTCAATCCTCTCACTACGTCTGATGTGGAAATAAGCAATCTATACGGCGGGTGTCAATTCAGCCACAAGAAGAAAAAGAGCTCTAGACAAAAAATGCATCATATGAACGTTAGAAGAATGATTGGCACCAGAGTAAATGATTTTGCCAGTGATGCATGGGAGCAAATTAAAAGCCAGATCCTTGTACAATGTTTTATGCTCTGCAAAGCTAGGGATGACGGAATGGTCTTTAAAATGCTGAAACAATTAGATGTCGGGCAATTCACAACAAGGGGCTATCACAGAGGAGTTTGTTAACGCAACCCTCGAATGCTCAAATTCGACATTGTTTGCATTCAGAAGTGGCTGAAACTAATCAGCACTAATGTAACAGTCTTATGTGAAGATTGGTTTAGTTTCCTATTTTATCCAAGTGAGCACTAGTCTGACCCtatcaaaaaaagcaaaaagcaaaTAGACATTAAAAGGGGTATTTCATTCAAAGGATTTGTTTCAATCTAATATGCACTGAGTACTCATCTCATTTCACTGGCTCATCCTCTGCAGTTATGGGAAGAATTGGTAACAACTTATCCATGAAAAGCAACAAGCTCACATTCTTATGTGGACATGCATGGAAACGACCCACGGGAAACAAGCCATAAACAAATGCAGACCAATGCAAAGTTACAGAGAAAGCAACAAAATCTttctaggtgttttttttttttatatatgacgACCAAGTTTTCCCGCTATGCTTGAGTTTGAGCTAGAATTACAAGAAATCCACCAACTGTTAGCAGGTCCACCACCAACTAGGTTGTGATGAAAAAACTCGCTTTTACAGGAAAATCAGTCCAAGCAAACAGCACACATATTAGCCATTTAATCTatgtgtataaacatttacaaaaatgaaagaaaatgtagCCACAAGAAGCAATTATGGGGTTGCAGCATTAAAACACCAAACAGAAGTCTTATCAACTTTTTTTCAAACTTATCAACTTATCAAATTTTGCTTGCTTTAGGATTTCATATGCTGTTTCCATCAAAATCTTCATATAATTTACCAGAACATTTAAACATGTGAATATGTTGTACTTACCTGGGTTTTCTAATTAAACAATTGTTGATATATACTCTTAGCATGTGTAAAGACCCAAAAACAAATGCCTAAAATAACCCTTATTACCCTGCAACATCTTGTTGCATTGAAAAAGATTCAGAAGGTGGTTTAAACAATGCCTCAATGTCCTTTAAAAACAATAGGGTAATTTATACACCATCACAAACAGCGCTCCACGCTATCTCCTGTCTGCGTGGGTGATCTTGGCATGGCTTGCCTGTAACTTCACAGTGTGATCAACAAAACACCACAAGACAACACAGTCATTCAAACAAGCACTCAACAGATCCACAGCATGAGATATAAGGTTAGGGAACACAGTGAAGACGAGCCACACATGATTAGATCAATCGCAATCAGAAATGATGCACTGAACACTGGGATCTCTCGGGGTCTCTATGCAACTGAGCAGGTATGGGAGGAAAACATGAAAGCTAAAGTGCTGGCGGGTAAAGCAGACAGCCATAGGCAGCTACAGAAGGCTAGAGGGGAGGGGCTTAATCAGGATTGCAAGCTAGCTACATTTGATTAAGCATTTTGGATTTCAGATGCTGCTATATACTAATGGCACATTTTTACTTTGCAAACTTtgattaaaactaaaaacaagcAAATCTAATGCCAGAGCCATTTGCAAGCGACCAATTTTTGGTTAAAAGAATAcataataaatgtttggtttgatttttaaatagtttataaaaatGATACAATCGTTAAAACTgaaacatgtatgtatgtatatatatatatatatatatatatatatatatatatatatatatatatatatgtgtgtgtgtgtgtgtgtgtgtgtgtgtgtgtgtgtgtgtgtgtgtgtgtgtgtgtgtgtgtttgtgtgtgtatatatattgtatatattaagtGAATTAACATTAAATTTTGCAGGGCAAAATGACAGTATTTAGGCAGAGGGAAGACTCAGTAAGTACAGGGGGAAAAAAGGGCGTCAGATGTTAGTCCATTTCAAGCAACAGATTTGAAATACATACCGCCCAGATGCAAATCCAGGATCTCACTGTAATTAGACTCTCCCCAATAGTCTATAATAAGGATATATTAGAAACATGTTACTGCACACACAGGCACAGCCAGTAGCTTCAAGTGATGCATAtgttgcacacaaacacacacgctcacacagtaAGGTATGCTGAATACACATCACATTTGTTATTCGGCATGTAAACACATGTAGTTACTTGCATTTATATTGCATGTCCTGTAATGGTAGATGAGCACATAGATTTGTTGCATTGCTGTGTTCCGCCACAAGGAAAAAACAAATACGTTTTTCTATCTTTAATTACACACCCTTCTACCTATTTATCTAGAATCTATCTAAAACTCTTGTTATTCAGTGTATATCAGGCATTTTAACTCAAAATATTACAGATAATCTGTGCAGTTTGTGAATACATGATATACTaaagaacaaaaaacaagaaTATAGCATTTAACAGACGACTTACAACGTTAGGATCCACAAAACAGAATGATATAGATTAAAAACTGAAGAAACAGCCTATTTATCATTTATAGTGGCTCACATCCAGTGAGGCAGCATGCAAATCTATGTTTGGCATGACCGGACTGACGGGGCATGCAGTTGAGACACACATGAGGAGAGACCAGGATGTTCGGCTTGAGAATGGCATGATACGCAGAGATGACTACAACAACTACTGAAGTTATGACCATGGATACCTGAGCGCCTCTTACGCTGTTTTGGACTAACACTAGTACCTTTATACAACCCTTAGAGAGAGTAAAGAATAAAAAGAGATTAAGAAACACTAGATAAAGACGTGATGGAGGGGAGAGAGGAGGCAAAATTCATCATTTTTCTTCTACTGCCTATAATTACCTTACTGCTAGAgaatcacaaatcacaaatccatacattttaatttgttagaGCTACGGCTACTTGATTTTGCATCCAATAATGGAAAGGATTGGAGTAATTCTTTCAGCTGTTACTGTAGTACATATCAAAAGGAAAATCCAAATTTGTGATAGCTTGTCATGTGCAATTAAATGCAGAAAACACATGAAATATAATAAGAACGgccatttaattatatttcagagATTTCAGATATACAGCCAATCGTATGTATTGAGATTCACTTGCAGCTCAACTGGAAAGCTCAAAAAGCAAGTTTGACCTAAATAGTTTAGAGCTGagcataactagaaaaaaaagatatccactacaaaaaaaaataaataaaagtctatGAATTTCAAGTTTTTTATAATTGTCATTGTCTATTCCAGGCCTGGAAATCACAATTCCGTGACATTTCCAGGTTTTCTATAACCATATGAATGTAATGCAAATGTTATGTCTATGTTGAGCCTGGTGTCACAAATTTAGTGATTAAATAAAACCTTCTTGCAAGGTTTGTATATGAAAAAAAGGCATAACACTACTATGCATCAGAATACTTAGTATACCTAGTTAATCATAAGGCAAATAttgcaaaaacataattttaagctTGCACTGTAGTTTGAAGCTTGAATTTAGAAACAACAGCAAGCAGCGCTCTGACCTAAAGACCAAAGTATTACTACAAAGAAAAGCATGACATATGAAGATCTGCTCCAAGGCTTTAACCCTTCAGCAGCACATCTGAGGAAACATTCAGATTGAAGTGAGACTTAAAGAGAGAAATACCTGCTTCCCCTCGCAACGCCTTTTCCACAGCCACACCTCTCTCCTCTAACTGCCGCTGTTTCTCTTCCACCTGCTCCAGCTGCCTCTGAATGATCTGAGCAATCAAAAAGCAGCTTCTTGTTCATTTTGGAATTTTACACTCTTTTCTTCTGCATAGCGATGGCTGAAATTCAACTTTCTGACAACCTCatggaaaaaaaagtcattagtATGCTTTCACCTGGGCTCTGTGGAGTCTCTTGAGCTCCTCTTGCTTGGCCTGCCTCCGTGCAGCTTTCTGTACTCTTCTTGTTAACTTGGCATTGAGTTCCTCCTCCGTGTATGTTTTCTGCAATAGGAAATTAAAAATCAGATCCAGTGCTCCTGTAACCAGTGTCCAGGTCAGTTATAGATGGATCCTTGCCTGGCATCTCATAGATGTCTAAAGCAAGGATTTTGTGGAATAGAAGACTACAGCGGAGTCTAAAACAGAGCCTAATGTCAAAGCTAGGAACTGCCACAACATACTAAATACTTCTGACTGACAATTCTAAAGCACCTCTAGATGCGATTTTAGCATTAGAATAAAGTCACAGAAatcaaacataactttttttatcacaataatggtactgtttatgtatttttgctggaaattcaacaaataataaaaaacacttatattAAAGAAACCAATTATAAAAAACAAGCATATTAAgtacaccataaaaaaaaaaacaaaaaaaaaaaaacaattgtactACACCTGACATAAGAACAAAAAGACTCAAAACAATAAGAACAAAAAAGActcaaaacaatacaaacaaaaaagactTAACTCAAACTTTAAATCTGCAGACCAtgacaatagatagatagatagatagatagatagatagatagatagatttcttTGTGTATTTCATTGGTATATTGCACAGTCAATAAATTGTAACAAAGTGTAAGACAGACATAGACTGAAAAATAATTGACTGGAGTTTCTTCAAGAAAGTTTAGTAGAAgctatgaaacaagaaaaacGAGTTGGTACACAGTATAGAAAACAGTATGCAGGTAAATAGCCAGAAAGCCTTTTAAGAACGTTTTGTGATACAGTTACATCCTCCAACAGAAAGGGGGCGCTTTAGCCTTCGCCATGCTGCAGAAAATGGTTAGTAAAacaaagcaaacattgaccaacAATAACAGACGGGGGTTAGGCATGACGGTGTGATATGGCAAGCGTAAAACGGGTAGACCAATGGGAATGAATGAACACACTACCTTTGTGGCATACGATCTCTTGAACGCCAGTGCATGAGGTACATAAACAGacttagaaaaataaattaaacaaacaaaacaaaaattatgtgaTTAGATGGGTTAATGTACAGTTAAACAAAATCAGGATTCTATGACAACAAACAAAACTACAGTTAACATTTAAGGAGGCTGGGATGAGTGCAAAAGTACAAATTAATGCGACGTGGTTTTGTACAACACAAGTAAACTAAGGGTCCAGAATTAACCCCCGGCAACTAAACTGAATATTTCACAGACAGAATGTGAAATATTCATCACATTAACCAACAAAACTAGtaagaaatatgtatatatattttatctatgGCCAGAAATTTTCACCCACCAATGGCAAGTGTggcaaaaagttaattttggaccttTTCAGATGAAATCTAGATTACCTAGAAGATTTGCTAGGGaataccaaaaaattaaaaaatacaaataaataaataaaatacctgtGACCTGTGTCACAACCAAAACTAGGCAAGTTATGAAAGTCAGATGAACACTGCACTCTAAAAGTGCCTAcaaattatatgttaaattatttttggtGGACACcagaatatgattttttttgtcctTCTACACATCTAGCCCCAATCTCTCTCTATTCACcttcagacaaacacagcaagGCTAAAGAAACTTGATTTCTTACAGGTTACGAAtgaaatgcaatacagaaatacaaaatagaaaaatatttcttACATGTGCTTATCTAAAATATTTACTGGTTTGTTGCCATAGTGTTGCAATCATGTTCTGTCTGAAACCAAGTAGCTTCTAACTGCTGTGCAATACATCACTGAAATACCTCCTCctcttttccttctctttctccacaTCCTTCATTTTCACAATCTTTTCTTTGACTCTTCGTTCGTTCTCCCTCTCTTTTGACCTTTCCTTGCCCTTCTTTGTTactctttttcctttttcctttgcCCTGTCCTTATCCTTCTCTTTGGATTTCTCATCTTTTTTCAAATCTGATACCAAGTCAAACAGGTCCATATGACGCTGAGAAGAGTAAAAGATTTCATTAAAATCGGAGACTCTGCAGAGAGAAAACATTTGACTCAAATGAGGAAAAAACAgccatttatattatatacttaCATCACCCTTGGACTTCTGAGAGGATCTTTCCAGTACATCATCACAGGAGAGATCAGAGTCCTCAGAAAAGCTCAGATTTCTCCTCAGACGTAAATCTACATCAGTAAATTAGAGAGAACTTTGCATAAGAAAATCACCAGTTAAAAGAGACTTTGAGAAAACATGTGTAAGTCAAAATATACTCATTAATATTCTGCAAGATTTTAACACAACCCATGAGGGTCTGACGTGAGCCTGAATGAGAACTGGTCGGCATTTTCACTTTTGCTTATTATAGGTACCACAAAATTATCTTAGCAATATATTAACAGTAGAGTCTGCTGGAATCATTTGAGAGTCAAATCATTGAATCTAATGAGAATAAGTGAAGGTTTTGATGCTGTTTTGGAAAGTAGCTGCCTATTTAGGATTTATactagattttggaacagagctggCGTAGACAATGATGAATTCTGACAAAGGGGAGTTGTTCAAATGAAAAAATTCTAGCTGACCTGAGGACCTGTCCAATGGTGATTCTTTCTTCTTCCCAGAGTCTTCAGTTGTAGAGCTGGAGGATGTGCTTGGGCATGACTtgtcatcttttttctttttgtccttCTTGTAGCCAGAGAACACTGCCTTCCACAGGGACTTGTGTTTGGGTGGAGTCTCTTCTGTGCCAGAGAGCCTTTCATTTttggctttcttttcttttttgttcttgCGCGGAGAAAACAGTGAACTGCGCTTCTTGCTTTTGCCCCCTGTTGAGCTTTCTGAAGATGTGACAGAACTGTCCAAGGTCTTACTGGTCGGTGTGGTGAAGAAACGGTCAGGTGGTGTGTCTGTCTGCTTTTTGGACTCCAAAGCCTTCACTGCAGAGTCCTTGAGTGTGTTTGATTGCTTTTTGCTTTTCCCTGTTGTCTCAGGAACATTCCAGGCTACTTTTGCCACAGCACCCTTGGCAGCATCTGATTCTTTCATCTTCGTAAGCTGCTTGGACATGGCGTCCTTCAGAGCTTGGCTCTTCACAGACTTTTCCCGTGCCCGCATTCGCTCTTCTGCAATCTCCTTGGCTTCAGGAGAAAAACGTTGGGGACCCTTTGCTGTCTGGGAAACTCCACCAGGTATGTTGGGCTTGCCATTTTCCATTGCCAGTGCCAGGTGCAAAGGCGGCTTCTCACGATTGACCTTGCTGGTTGGCGGGGTGTAAAATCTTTCCAGAACACTTGTGTCCGGAGTGTGGTCATCATATGTTTCTTCAACGTCGTCAGCAAATGGTATCTCTTCTACACACTCCACAAAAGACTTTCTCACTTCTTCACGTCGTGGTTTATTCGGTTCCTTAACTCTCATAACAACAGGTGGGTTAGTTCCAGGGTCTGGAACTGGAGCCACAAGTGGTTTTGGTTGAGGAGGACTAACTGGAGTCTTAGGTTTAGGGGGTGTAGTCTCAGGTTTAGGCTCCTCTGTGGCTTCAAGAAGGTTGTCCCAGGACATCTGGGACCTTTTGTTTTGGAGAGAAGCTGGTTCCTCATTAGGTGGAGGTGGTGGGGGACTGGAAGGAGGGGTAAGCATGGTAG from Carassius auratus strain Wakin unplaced genomic scaffold, ASM336829v1 scaf_tig00216140, whole genome shotgun sequence includes these protein-coding regions:
- the LOC113097201 gene encoding protein-methionine sulfoxide oxidase mical3a-like, with translation MSLSEPGWTRCLESPVKRMMTQKQKPAVLTLSQALKIDQEDIPSDAEAEARSHCIDEVVMLPVDNGKAEIQGHVSNTEKTSANPRELIVDVVLSPIQKPALPIEEVKEVSPVILVKSPGARFFPEPYLLDDVKPNIPLPLSPDAKSPYSPAAQIIALSPICSQPVPQPETTSLKSPVQHEPCACSPTGNPLSPICTQSQPCNEPPSPLSTSSPVRTQPVPAITSTPLAKPASEKRTNEPLKDSVPEETPVKKTDLIEEFWLKSAEIRKSLGLSPLERSKPSVEKSIVKTPTPGSPSPKSFTPEDLSEEHKPSFTGRSVIRRINITLEGQVISPVEPKSSGSEKKDLSSSSGLGLNGSVTTSQTVASDSYNNSDSTMLTPPSSPPPPPPNEEPASLQNKRSQMSWDNLLEATEEPKPETTPPKPKTPVSPPQPKPLVAPVPDPGTNPPVVMRVKEPNKPRREEVRKSFVECVEEIPFADDVEETYDDHTPDTSVLERFYTPPTSKVNREKPPLHLALAMENGKPNIPGGVSQTAKGPQRFSPEAKEIAEERMRAREKSVKSQALKDAMSKQLTKMKESDAAKGAVAKVAWNVPETTGKSKKQSNTLKDSAVKALESKKQTDTPPDRFFTTPTSKTLDSSVTSSESSTGGKSKKRSSLFSPRKNKKEKKAKNERLSGTEETPPKHKSLWKAVFSGYKKDKKKKDDKSCPSTSSSSTTEDSGKKKESPLDRSSDLRLRRNLSFSEDSDLSCDDVLERSSQKSKGDSVYVPHALAFKRSYATKKTYTEEELNAKLTRRVQKAARRQAKQEELKRLHRAQIIQRQLEQVEEKQRQLEERGVAVEKALRGEAGLYKGTSVSPKQRKRRSDYWGESNYSEILDLHLGGMGKKDDPKLMQEWFKLVQEKNALVRYESELMIFARELELEDRQSRLQQELRERMAVDDHLKTEKELAEEKRILNEMLEVVEQRDSLVALLEEQRLQEKEEDKDLEAVMLSKGFSLNWA